In Nostoc sp. CENA543, a single genomic region encodes these proteins:
- a CDS encoding phosphoketolase, whose protein sequence is MTAITPKASSALPDFCEGIQYFGEVPPDFETYGATPAIESGQVAIADPTNPQAVYQTLLAADALRYLTLQITGSKASGHPGGFASQAEAYAALVMLGYKNIITEVGHHAPGFYSAMFLDRSLEDMGISTVQQLRDRFREKHGLLGHLSGYIPGILAPAGPLGQGQHFAMAAALLHRDKLFPFTLGDGGLGEPYIMSAMAHFNTAYPSVTNFLPVLVWNGYSQEHHSMVSLKTNAQMTAYWQGNGFEEVILVDAKEFDDQNQPGDYVDSTAFSFEQRLAFTKAVLVAVDKAARSALGGKLTVFIIKQLKGAGVHARGAKSHNLYPKDTLDAPHIVSALQTRALSPEAWQIVRTNAERAGGGPAAKTVVTEFELPLPDLGTLPLEEYAVGGEPKVSTTAMGRLVGVVGQKDQNFLVTNADGNEASGIGNINQALKIIHPTTDELYNQAPNGQVYEPLSEDACAGLAVGLCLMGARTLWCSYESFAINGLPIWQTVTQAMAELRRQTPSTITLFTAGALEQGRNGWTHQRPEIEAYFASMMRNGNVFPVFPPDANSTQVCYDWALTTKNKGIVITASKSPLPIRTTFAQTRQGLEDGAVVLHEIPGGKQVVFAVIGDMTLIPVFEAAAFLETEGIGVKIVSVINPRRLYRPHDVAWDTCSEPDGGFIDDAKFAELFDGDALIGVTGGVASMLEPIMLRSNSKRDTFAWKRGETTASAGELMAFNGLTAEALTKRAIELVH, encoded by the coding sequence ATGACTGCAATCACACCAAAGGCTTCTTCGGCACTCCCTGACTTTTGTGAAGGGATTCAATATTTTGGGGAAGTGCCACCAGATTTTGAAACTTATGGTGCCACACCTGCAATAGAATCAGGACAGGTAGCGATCGCAGATCCTACAAACCCTCAAGCTGTGTATCAAACTTTGCTTGCTGCTGATGCTCTGCGCTATTTAACTCTACAAATCACTGGTAGTAAGGCATCTGGACACCCAGGCGGGTTTGCTAGTCAGGCGGAAGCTTACGCAGCTTTGGTCATGCTGGGGTATAAAAACATTATTACTGAAGTCGGACATCATGCACCAGGATTTTATAGTGCCATGTTCCTTGACCGTTCCTTAGAGGACATGGGCATTTCTACAGTACAACAATTGCGCGATCGCTTCCGCGAAAAGCATGGGCTTTTAGGACACCTTTCCGGTTACATCCCTGGTATTCTCGCCCCCGCCGGGCCTTTGGGACAAGGACAGCACTTTGCAATGGCGGCTGCACTCCTCCACCGTGACAAACTTTTCCCCTTCACCCTCGGCGACGGTGGACTAGGTGAACCCTACATCATGAGTGCAATGGCGCACTTTAACACCGCCTATCCCAGCGTTACCAACTTCTTACCCGTGTTGGTATGGAACGGTTACAGCCAAGAACATCACAGCATGGTTTCCTTAAAAACCAACGCACAGATGACAGCATATTGGCAAGGTAACGGTTTTGAGGAAGTCATCTTAGTTGATGCCAAAGAATTTGACGACCAAAACCAACCAGGCGACTACGTAGATAGTACCGCCTTTTCCTTTGAGCAACGCCTCGCCTTTACCAAAGCCGTACTTGTAGCTGTAGATAAAGCCGCCCGTTCCGCCCTTGGTGGAAAACTCACAGTCTTTATTATCAAACAACTCAAAGGTGCAGGGGTTCACGCCAGAGGTGCGAAATCTCACAACCTCTATCCGAAAGATACCTTAGACGCGCCCCACATTGTCAGCGCACTACAAACCCGTGCATTATCTCCAGAAGCTTGGCAAATCGTCAGAACCAACGCCGAACGCGCTGGAGGTGGCCCCGCCGCTAAAACAGTGGTGACAGAATTTGAGTTACCATTGCCAGATTTAGGTACATTACCATTAGAAGAATATGCAGTCGGCGGCGAACCCAAAGTTTCTACAACCGCAATGGGACGACTGGTGGGTGTAGTCGGACAAAAAGACCAAAATTTCCTCGTCACCAACGCCGACGGTAACGAAGCATCAGGTATAGGTAACATCAACCAAGCCTTAAAGATTATCCACCCCACCACCGACGAATTATATAACCAAGCACCCAACGGGCAAGTTTACGAACCCTTAAGTGAAGATGCTTGTGCAGGTTTAGCCGTTGGTTTGTGTTTGATGGGTGCAAGAACCCTCTGGTGTTCATACGAATCTTTCGCCATCAACGGTTTACCCATTTGGCAAACTGTCACCCAAGCAATGGCAGAATTACGCCGTCAAACACCCTCAACTATTACCTTATTCACCGCAGGCGCATTAGAACAAGGACGCAACGGCTGGACACACCAACGTCCTGAAATTGAAGCTTACTTTGCATCCATGATGCGGAACGGTAATGTCTTTCCCGTATTCCCCCCCGATGCTAACAGTACCCAAGTTTGTTATGACTGGGCGTTAACAACTAAGAATAAAGGAATTGTCATCACCGCCAGTAAATCACCCTTACCAATTCGCACCACCTTTGCACAAACCCGCCAAGGTTTAGAAGATGGTGCAGTAGTATTGCATGAAATTCCTGGTGGTAAGCAAGTTGTGTTTGCTGTCATTGGCGACATGACATTAATTCCCGTATTTGAAGCCGCCGCTTTCTTAGAAACTGAAGGTATCGGTGTGAAGATAGTTTCTGTAATTAATCCCCGTCGTTTATATCGTCCTCATGATGTAGCTTGGGATACCTGTTCTGAACCCGATGGCGGTTTCATTGATGATGCGAAATTCGCTGAATTATTTGATGGCGATGCGTTAATTGGTGTAACTGGTGGTGTTGCTTCGATGTTAGAACCCATAATGTTGCGGAGTAACAGCAAGCGCGACACCTTCGCCTGGAAGCGCGGGGAAACTACAGCTAGTGCTGGTGAGTTGATGGCGTTTAATGGTTTGACTGCTGAAGCGTTGACGAAGCGGGCGATTGAATTGGTGCATTAA
- a CDS encoding GxxExxY protein has product MNADERRLDLNRITEKIIGCAFKVGNTLGVGFLEGVYENALVHELRKTNLLVEQQKMLEVWYDGIVVGNYRADLLVEQAIIVELKAVTALDNRHFAQGMNYLKATGLSLCLLINFGNPKVEIKRVVRNF; this is encoded by the coding sequence ATGAACGCTGATGAACGCAGATTGGATTTGAATAGGATTACGGAGAAGATTATTGGTTGTGCTTTTAAGGTGGGTAATACTTTGGGGGTTGGTTTTTTGGAGGGGGTTTATGAAAATGCGCTAGTGCATGAGTTACGGAAAACTAATTTGTTGGTTGAGCAACAAAAAATGCTGGAAGTTTGGTATGACGGTATAGTTGTGGGTAACTATAGGGCTGATTTGTTAGTTGAGCAAGCTATTATTGTGGAGTTAAAGGCAGTAACAGCACTAGATAATAGGCATTTTGCTCAAGGTATGAACTATCTTAAAGCCACTGGACTTTCTTTGTGTCTATTAATTAATTTTGGTAATCCTAAAGTAGAGATAAAGCGAGTTGTCCGTAATTTCTAA
- a CDS encoding ImmA/IrrE family metallo-endopeptidase, with amino-acid sequence MSFDLALFSSKLRKCRDQFEKSLAEVATDTGIPENILVALENGERRPTGDEVLIFADYYLCDYQFFISNERVASFEQTETLFRRYGDEFSKEDRWAVQEFLFLCECEEFLLQLFSPIVYKPFSFIKRGSYYIGHGKEAAKALRKHLGYASNEIRMDVYEDFRSLRFHIFRRQLGNSNISGLFIKHPTAGKCILVNYSEDIYRQRFTAAHESAHGILDDEQEFVISLKTDKKNLVEVRANNFASDYLMPPEFLQKIPDCRNWTPEKAVEWANKLKVSTEALAYALKNSNLITDDVEAQIKAVRVRKDLKVDPELPESLSLGSRQRREELLKRGLSNFYVGLCFDAYEQGFISAGRVAEMLLASKYELIEIASIYGRTIKYGD; translated from the coding sequence ATGTCTTTTGACCTTGCCTTGTTTAGCTCCAAGCTAAGAAAATGCCGTGATCAATTTGAAAAATCTCTTGCAGAGGTTGCAACAGACACAGGCATCCCTGAAAACATTCTGGTTGCTCTAGAAAATGGAGAAAGACGACCAACAGGCGATGAAGTTTTAATATTTGCTGACTATTACCTATGTGATTACCAGTTTTTCATTTCTAATGAGAGAGTAGCTTCGTTTGAGCAAACGGAAACTTTATTCCGAAGATATGGAGATGAATTTTCAAAAGAAGACCGATGGGCAGTACAAGAATTTTTATTTTTGTGTGAATGTGAAGAGTTTCTGTTACAACTGTTTTCACCAATTGTTTATAAACCTTTTAGTTTTATCAAAAGAGGTAGCTATTATATAGGACATGGAAAAGAAGCAGCAAAGGCACTTAGAAAACACTTAGGGTATGCCTCTAATGAAATCCGTATGGATGTTTATGAAGATTTTCGCTCTTTGAGATTTCATATTTTTCGTCGCCAGTTGGGTAACTCTAATATCTCTGGTTTATTCATAAAACATCCCACAGCAGGCAAGTGCATATTAGTAAACTACAGTGAAGATATTTACAGACAAAGATTTACTGCGGCTCATGAATCGGCTCATGGGATTCTGGATGATGAACAGGAATTTGTTATTTCTTTAAAAACAGACAAAAAGAATTTAGTTGAAGTAAGAGCTAACAACTTTGCATCTGATTATTTAATGCCACCAGAGTTTCTACAGAAAATTCCAGATTGTCGAAACTGGACTCCTGAAAAAGCTGTTGAATGGGCAAATAAACTGAAGGTCAGTACAGAAGCCTTAGCTTATGCCTTAAAAAACAGCAATCTGATAACTGACGATGTAGAAGCACAGATAAAAGCAGTAAGAGTACGAAAAGATTTAAAAGTTGATCCAGAACTGCCTGAAAGCCTCTCATTAGGTTCTCGGCAACGTCGGGAAGAGCTACTCAAAAGAGGTTTATCAAATTTTTATGTTGGACTTTGCTTTGATGCCTATGAACAAGGTTTTATTTCGGCTGGTCGAGTAGCAGAAATGCTTTTAGCTAGCAAATATGAATTAATTGAAATAGCAAGTATCTACGGGAGAACTATTAAGTATGGTGATTGA
- a CDS encoding Uma2 family endonuclease, which yields MTLQALDKNTAIPEQRFLLPGYYTWEEFETIENLTADAAGLRITYFDGCIEFMTLGEQHEMIKSVIGILLALYFFEKGINFIPVGSATRRAKEKSASFEPDESYYIGEKKENPDLAIEVNLTSGSIDKLEKYKRFNITEVWFWENNQFLLFHLRNDNYEQISQSELLPDLDIELLAKCIVMPSIIEARREFMQGMKK from the coding sequence ATGACTCTCCAAGCCTTAGATAAAAATACCGCAATTCCAGAACAGCGATTTCTCCTACCTGGTTATTACACCTGGGAAGAATTTGAGACTATAGAAAACTTAACCGCAGATGCAGCAGGGTTGCGGATAACTTATTTTGATGGGTGCATTGAATTTATGACACTTGGTGAACAACACGAAATGATTAAAAGCGTGATTGGGATATTATTAGCATTATACTTTTTTGAAAAAGGTATAAACTTTATCCCAGTAGGTAGTGCTACTCGTCGCGCCAAAGAAAAAAGTGCATCCTTTGAACCAGACGAATCCTATTACATAGGAGAAAAAAAGGAAAATCCAGATTTAGCCATTGAAGTGAATCTTACCAGTGGCAGTATTGACAAACTGGAGAAATACAAACGATTTAATATTACTGAAGTGTGGTTCTGGGAAAATAATCAGTTTTTACTATTTCATCTCAGAAATGATAACTATGAGCAAATTAGTCAAAGTGAATTATTGCCAGATTTAGATATAGAATTACTAGCAAAATGTATTGTCATGCCTTCGATTATTGAGGCTAGAAGAGAGTTTATGCAAGGAATGAAAAAATAG
- a CDS encoding tetratricopeptide repeat protein produces MNADTFFLQGLSINLPEEYQGTIAGYNQSSTPQPEYAIAYLQQGMTLCNELQDYQAAIADLNRAIKLNPELAEAYYYRGFARYCLADYAGAIADYHQVLQINSTITGAYYYRAQAYFALGKYNQAIADYIHTIEVNPELATDIHIDIAHAYYHRGVGLAAQGNYQEAISTFQTALQWHPYLAAVYSSRGNVYYELGEYRQAIADHERTIQLDPSLVEAYQNRGNAHYALGDYDAAIADYNRTIELDPNFATAYYNRGVIHSRLQVYDLALQDLNQAIHLNPEDAQAYTERGLIREVEENYQGAIADYSQALQLDPTLALVYGFRANIRRQIGDYPGALADSEQLVALCPNFAAGYCDRATIRRHLGDYQGAIADYNQALQLDAELIEAYYGRAIVYETLQDFLGAIADNTQVIKFAPDFAPSYCNRGNARRQLGDHRGALADYNQALAINPQLLEAYYNRAIWHYEKQDYQGAIVDYTKAIEINPDSALLYSQRANTYYALQDYYHAISDYSQAINLDPYEAEDWYNRGRSYTQLQNYPAALADLNEALEHQPYSAPAYLLRAEVRQKLGDTEGAIRDLEKYANLHHSI; encoded by the coding sequence ATGAATGCTGATACTTTCTTCCTACAGGGACTATCTATAAATTTGCCAGAGGAATATCAGGGAACGATCGCAGGTTACAATCAATCCTCAACACCTCAACCAGAATATGCTATAGCTTACTTGCAGCAAGGAATGACTCTGTGTAATGAACTCCAAGATTATCAAGCAGCGATCGCAGATTTAAATCGCGCCATTAAATTAAATCCCGAATTAGCTGAAGCTTATTACTATCGAGGATTTGCGCGTTACTGTTTGGCTGATTATGCAGGTGCGATCGCCGATTATCATCAAGTATTGCAGATTAACTCCACGATTACCGGCGCATATTACTACCGCGCTCAAGCTTACTTTGCCTTGGGAAAATATAACCAAGCGATCGCTGATTATATCCACACTATAGAAGTCAATCCAGAATTAGCTACTGATATTCATATAGATATTGCCCATGCTTATTATCATCGGGGTGTGGGTTTAGCAGCACAAGGAAATTATCAAGAAGCCATATCAACTTTTCAAACAGCTTTGCAATGGCATCCCTATTTGGCGGCAGTGTATAGCAGTCGTGGTAATGTTTACTATGAGTTAGGGGAATATCGTCAAGCGATCGCTGACCATGAAAGGACTATTCAGCTTGACCCCAGTCTAGTAGAAGCTTATCAAAATCGGGGTAACGCCCACTACGCTCTAGGAGATTATGACGCAGCAATTGCTGACTATAACCGCACAATAGAACTTGACCCAAATTTTGCCACAGCATACTACAATCGCGGTGTGATTCACTCTCGTCTGCAAGTATATGATTTAGCTTTACAAGACTTAAACCAGGCGATTCATTTAAACCCAGAGGACGCACAAGCCTACACCGAACGTGGTTTAATTCGAGAAGTAGAGGAAAACTATCAAGGTGCAATTGCTGACTATAGCCAAGCTTTACAACTTGACCCGACTTTAGCTTTAGTATACGGTTTCCGCGCCAATATTCGCCGCCAAATCGGAGATTATCCTGGCGCGCTGGCTGATAGTGAGCAATTAGTAGCATTATGTCCTAACTTCGCTGCCGGATATTGCGATCGCGCCACAATTCGCCGTCATTTAGGAGATTATCAAGGTGCAATTGCTGACTACAATCAAGCTTTACAACTTGATGCCGAATTAATCGAAGCATACTACGGCAGGGCAATTGTCTATGAAACTTTACAGGATTTTTTAGGAGCGATCGCTGATAATACCCAGGTGATTAAATTTGCACCAGATTTTGCCCCATCCTATTGTAATCGTGGTAATGCTCGCCGCCAATTGGGAGATCATCGTGGTGCGTTAGCTGACTATAACCAAGCTTTAGCTATTAATCCGCAACTGCTAGAAGCCTATTATAACCGAGCTATTTGGCACTATGAAAAACAAGATTATCAAGGGGCGATCGTTGATTACACCAAAGCCATAGAAATTAATCCCGATTCTGCTCTACTGTATAGCCAACGTGCTAATACTTACTATGCGCTTCAGGATTATTACCATGCTATCAGTGATTATAGCCAAGCCATCAATCTTGATCCTTATGAAGCTGAAGACTGGTACAATCGAGGTCGCAGCTATACTCAACTGCAAAATTATCCCGCCGCACTAGCGGATTTAAACGAAGCCTTAGAACATCAACCTTACTCTGCTCCAGCATATCTTTTACGGGCTGAAGTGCGCCAGAAATTAGGAGACACAGAAGGCGCAATTAGAGATTTAGAGAAGTATGCTAACCTGCATCACTCAATCTAG